ACCAGTTTCAGCACAGACATGTGACGCAGACCTGCAGCAGGAGATGAGAAACACCAGTCAGTTACTGATAGAGCTCAAACATCAGTAATAAAACACAGCATGAAGATCACTCCCCCCCCCAACGCTGAACTCAGACTACAGGAACATGTTCCGTCAGGGTTCTCCGCCTCCACAGCACATGGATAATCTCAATCAAAGATGTCCGTTGTTTTTTTTGGAAGCGGCTCTAGAAGTTACGAGGGCATCAGTCAAGCTGTCGAGCACCGGAGAGGAAGTGGTCTCTACTGGATCACTGCTGTACTCAACTCACAGATCCTACTGGACCACGAAGAACACAGGCAAGAATGAGGAATGCACCCCCACCACCAGAGCCAGCCGAGAGTCCCAATACTCTCTCCATCTTTATTTCATTACTACcatcacttacacacactccctcagagacgaagaggaagaagaagaagaagatgaggacaaagaagaagaagataaagaagatgaagaaaaagacaaagaagacaaagaaagaaaaagatgacCAAGAAGAAAACGACGATGCAGaagatgaaaaaacaacaaagaagAAGCTGACTAAGAAGCTGACAAAGAataagatgaagaagaagacgacttaaaagaagaagataaaagaagaagaagaaaaataagaagaagatgatgaagatAATAAAGGAGTCaaagaagatgaaaaagaagacgaagaaaaagatgaaaaaattcaagacaaaaaagaaagagacaacgAAGAGGGCAAAGAACAAGAAGacaaagaaggagaagaagaaaaagatgacAAAGAAGACGAAAAATAAGTTGAAGAAGAGGACAAAGATgaagacaaaaaaagaagacGACGGTGAACAAGATGAAAAAGAAGACGAGGAAACCGACAAAGAAGACAAATacgataaaaaaagaagaaggacaTCTTTAATACTCTCTTCATCTTTATTTCATTAGTACCATGAAACATGGGCCGTGCTATTAAAGTCGAGCTCATGTTCAGATGAGTTTCTGTTTGAAATTAGAAGAAATTCAGTAAATAAAGCAGCACACACAGAGCTTTTCCTACAACAAGACTAAAACAAGACTTTATAGTTAAAACTTTATTCATGCTGAAGGATTTACTACCCCATTGATTTATGACAtgtcttattaatgtttttttgtcttttgtctatACATTTTACagcaaagtttatttaaaaaagccaCTGGTTTATTAATGACAGGGATTCAATGGGCTTTATGCccgcttttgtaaaaaaaaaaaaaaaaaaaatgtgtacttaaaggcattaaaagtatgtaaaaattaaaaaaaagaatactgatatactttctctgtatttccataaaatgtacttttaagcaAATTTAAGCACAGTTGTTATATTGTAGAGGTTTGTATCTTATTTTAAGCTTTATGTTACCTGGTTTTTAGTTGTAAGAATTCAGTACTGTGTTTTCCACAGAGAAAGatgtaaactttatttaaataatctcACCCAGATTGCAGGCCTGACTGGTCATGGCGTAAAGCTGCTGCTGATAGGCCCACTCCTCAGGGTCAGGGGTGGAGATTACAAGTAGTCTCCGCCTCCAGCGAAACCTAGAGAAACAAATACGGTCATTATAAAAACAGGAAATAGTCTTAAATAGTCAAATAACATACATTATATATGCATTAAATCATAATGGCAACAGTCGAGAAATACTATTTGATGCTTGTCTTTCAAATACCTGTTcagtttaatacaaaaaaagaacaaagaagaagacaaaaaagaagaaaacgaaGACGAAGAAGAAAAAGACTAAGAAGAAGACAAAAACAACAAGGTACACAAAGAAGATGAAAATGAATTCTTATACAATCATTTCATATTATGAAACCAAATCAGCCATTTTTggtttcataataaaagcccccaaggcaaataatataaatgatgtTAATATTTGCATTTCCTTCTTAGATTAGATCGTACTCTTTAGAAATATCTAAGAAGCCTAGAATCTCCTAAAATAACCTCTGGGCAGTGTGTGAGCTTTTTCTTTAATAGATTTATAATGTTTAGGTAAATAAATGTtataagagatatacagtatttacagcatctgttactgactgatgttcattacagggagcttttTTTGTCTACTcgattattattcatttatttgcttCTCAGGCTGCgattaataaagaaagaaaagagaattaGATCTGAAACCTGGAGAGGAAATTCTCTAGAGATCTGGATTTGTCCTCTTTCTTGCAAGCAATTCCGAGCTTCCTCTGAATCTCCATCTCTTTGAGGCGTGATGAAAAGGTGTCGATGTAGTCGAACACCGCCTTCATGATGATGGGAACTTCATACTCTTGCTGTAAAAGAACCAAAAATTAACTTATGAATGAACCTCACATCAATGCAGGCAGGGATAATAAGTCGGTCATTTTCTCTAATGTCTCTACTgtccttttttctattttatttctcattttactgGGATTCTCTGAGCaaattgttaatttaaaaaaaaattaaagtacttTTCACTTTCACATTTTAGCTACAACAGCTAAATTACAGTCAACAGCATCAGAGTCCAACAACTTTTATATTAGTGTTTCTCAGTCCTGGTCCAGTCATCCCTTCTGTCTCTGACAGAGCTGATTATTAATGAGCTTATTATTTCATAAGTTGATTTATTGATCAGGTGTATctttgtatatataaaaaaataaataaaaataaaaacatcaaaagtactgtgtttttgagaatctaTAAAATACTGCAAAACatgtaaaatgtgtatatattaatACTTTCCTGCACATCTAGCCCCTTGtgaaaaagttgtgtatttaaatataataataatagtgtacttaaACTATATGtggaataattaaagtatacttttttttttgacatttaatttttttatttttaccagctTAATCAGTATTTCAGTACACTTTGAAAAAGTACtaattttgtgttgacaaattaaaactgtgatgatgaacttttgtgttaaaattatactttgaaaaaaaaatgtactttagttactttagtgtACATAAAATAACTGATGCTTGCAGCAATGAGATATCGTGCTTTTGTACAtttcctcaaaatgaatgtgacgTTAAATCTATGTTTTAATCaaacttttaatatgtttttaatgttcattGGGACagttcacacaaatatacttaaattatattaaatagtggctAAATTAACATATGACTAGTATACTTAGTATAAATTTAGTGTAAATgttttagtaattaagtacatATTAATGGTTCCAAAATAATATAACtgtaagtacagacctatttcagcataatttaagtatacttcttttcaCAGGTCATTTGATCTGTATGGTCTTGATCTACTTGAATCTACTTTGTCTTTCCCAGagtgtttttcctctttttccaTGCACGGAAAAAATGAAACAAACCTTCACTTTCATGTCGAAGTCAGTCAGCACCATGTAGAAGTCATTGTAAACCAGGCCGAGCTCCTTCCTGAAGTCAGTGATGAGTTCCTGGTTGATGAGTTCACTGTCTGGCAGGCCTCGCACGGGCTTGTCCTGCTCTATGAAccgcaaaacaaacaaaacacaacacaagacCACTTGATTCTGGTAAACCGTCCAAAAACTGACACCAAACAGATGAGAAGTTGATAAATCCACCCTTTACCCATCTGGTAATGCTCTATTTTCATGGTTCCATTTCCAAGGGGCCCGAAAACAGTGATGATGGAGATCTTGCGCAGGGCCATGTCACACACCTGCTCCAGGTACTCATCTCTCTGCTGACTGTACATGCGATTCTGCTCATTGGGAGCAGTTATTacctgcaaataaaataaaataaaaaatacagatttttattcACAGATTTTAGAGCTTTATCTTAATGGCAGGGAGAAATGTATTACGATGTATAACGATTtaacaaacatttacaaaaaatgtacttgttgAGACATATCTATTGAATCTGATTTCTTTGCAGCAGTGATAAGAAGAATGAAAAGGagacatttttttccttttcctggaAAGCTGGCCTTTTGGAGATTTTTGGTAATTCAcattgtcttgccatgagcaccctGGTAACACTACTTCAAGATCAATTTACATTTTTCTATCCCATGATTTTAGGCATTTCAGTGTACAGTTCCTCTCTGGCAGAAATTTATTTTGAAAGACTTCTTTTTAGGCCTAAATCTTCTTACaattatactaattatactaatacaatacaatacaacccTATGGCACCCCATGGtattgccctcaggcaacaaacctaATTTAGGTAGGTGTTTTACACCtttccataccataccatacataCTCACTTACGTAGTTacttacttttttctcttttttaatatgattttatatGGCATATGTATGTCCAATACAGCGAGGCGTACAAGCGGatcataaataaaaacatgtatatgGTCTAGAATATCTAAAGAAGTAAATatggctgtttatattcttactatattcttacattcttgttgtaaacCTACAcaaacagttatttttttattctttgcttTGTGCAGTTAAACCACTTTTGTTGGATGAATCATGATGAAGCAGTGCTTCCTTGCTCTAAAACACCTGATTGAAATGATCAGCTTGTTATAAAAAGTCAAAATCTAAATTTATGTTTGCTGTATCCATTTAAAAACACTGGTAAAATTTCTCTTCTTGTTTAAATGACCTTAACTCAGACTGTTTGTACTGTAAATTCAAGGCCACTCTTTAAAAAACCTGCTTAAAAATGATGCatattatacacatacacacacactctctacatgTGGTCCGCTCTCAGTTACTCACAAGAAGACGTCTTCTCTTCTCAAAATAACTCAGAAACGTCTCTAGTGACCTCTTGGGGTCGGGCGTTTTTTCTGTGGACTTGCCAATGGAGTCTTTCTCCTCGAAGCTGCTCGTTTTTTTCGCTGCGTTTCTGTTTTGAGGATTAGCCTCTGGCTCCTTGGAGGCTTTTGatgctttctctttattttctgggTTGTTTTTCCTTACGGGTTTCTCAGGTTTctcagtttttttcttcttctcaggtTTGGCAGGTGGAGTTTTAGCTACTTTAGTGGTGAGGAGACTTTCCTCGGTTGGTTTGGTGGGGTTTTCTGACTCCCGCTCTGCTGCGTGGTCACTGGTTTGTTCTCGTTCGACATTTTTTGGTTTGGGGAGTTTGTCCCTGATGGGCTTCCGTCTGCGGGCCTGAGGTGGCGAGGCGACGGGTGGAACCTTATCTGTGTGTtctttgtgtttgtctctgtgcTGGGGGATAAATTCGGAGGTAATGGAGGGGTTGGTTACTGCGTTACTGTGATCCTTTGGTCGGTTGGTGAGTTCTGAGGTACTTAGCGGGCCTTTGAGGCGGTGAGATCTTGGGTTGGGTTCTGTAGGCTCTGCTGTGGTCGGCAGAGTGGTGGAGGTAGTGGTGGTTGTTGAGGGTAGGATAGTGGGTAGAGTAGTTGAGgcagtagttgtagttgtagcaGTAGTTGTGGTAGTAGTTGTGGTTGGCTGGGTTGTAGTCATTAATGTTGTAGTCACAAGTTTGGTAGTAGCAATGGTTGTGGTTGTTGGTTTTGTTGTAGGtttgctggtggtggtggtcgTGGTCGTGGTAGTCCTGACGGCCCCTGCCTGTCTCGGACTGTTCTCACTGTCCTGTAATCTTGGAGCTTGGGGTTTGGAACCTCCTGTCTTGGTCCCAACAGTCTGCACCACCTGTCCCTCCATACCTGCTGCCCTGCATTTCTCCACAAAACCTTTCTGCCTGGCTTTTTCCATCCTCCGCATGGGCGCCTGGTCGATTGCCTCGTACACGGCCTCCAGTCGCACCGGGTACGGGTATCTCTCCTCGACTTGCAAGGTTTTCCTCAGCAGCACCATCGCAAACTTTCCTTCTTCCAGCTTCAGGAAGCTCATGAGCTTGGGCACCAGGTCCGGGTCGAGTGGCTCCTCTGTAACAGAACCCTGGGTGTTGACGCGTCTCACTTTGCCACCCATTTCACTCTTCTCGTGGAACATGACAATCTGCTGCATGTGTCGCTCTGCCATCTCACAGTACACATTGGGCTTGAGCAAGGTCATCATCAGCCTGTAGTAGCCGTCTGATTCGTGGGGGGCTGAAATGACCAGTACTCGGTTTCGACCCGCAAAACCAGCCAGGACACTTATAGAGCTGGTGCCGTTGGGTAGACGGAATGAAGGCACCTGTTGACCTTGTCCTTGTGGACTTTGTCGCTGTGGACCTTGTCCCTGTGGACTTGATTGCTGTGGACCTTGTCCTTGTGGACTTGGTTGCTGTGGACTTTGTTGCTGAGGACTTCGTATCTGTGGACCTTGTCCTTGTGGACTTTGTCGCTGTGGACTTTGTTGCTGAGGACTTCGTATCTGTGTACCTTGTCCTTGTGGACTTTGTCCTTGTGGACTTTGATGCTGTGGAATTTGTCGTTGTGTACCTTGTCGCTTAGGACTTTGTTGCTGTGGACCTTGTCCTTGTGGACTTTGTTGCTGTGGACTTTGTCCCTTTGAACTTTGTTGTTGAGGACTTGTCGGTGTGTCCGGAGCAGGGACGTTAACAGGTCTCCGGGCTGGTCCAGGTCTTCGTCCCTTTAAGACTCGTCTTGCTGGAGATCTGGAAGAATCTGTAGCTTGATCTGCTTGAAGAAGAATAAGTCCTGCCTGGTTCTCTGAGACGGCTCCAGCTCTGCTGACGAGGCTGTTCGACATGGATTCTTCATGGTTGCGTGATTTCCTGAAGTATGGGTCCACAGAAGAAGAGGACTTGTAACCTGATGCTTGTGCTGTCCAGACCAGAAGACACAAAACATACACATGTACCTCGAGTTGCTTCATTGCAGCACAGTTATGGAGGTATAGAGTAACTACCAATCCACTGATGAATTTAAAAATTAGGACATTGGAAAGGGTTTAGTTGCGTGCCTGTTTTAAAAGTCAATTAGATCCAACTTTACAGACATTACAGACTTTCACaggaaaaaaattctaaaaaacaaGCAGTCCACACTTTCTTCCCAACACTGGAATGGTATGACAAAGTCCCAAAAACATCCAGAAATGTCAATTAGAGTTAAACAAACATCACCTAGGTGTCCACTCCACTGCACAAAGCTTCTCCCACTCAGACACACCGGTGTGAGAACAGTTTCTCCCTTGTTCTCCTCGCTCTCGGATCTAACAAAGTCCCTCAAACTGTACACAGAGTCTCCAAACTCGCGTTCACTTGGTTTTCTCGTCTTCTCTCTCAGCTTTCTGCTCGTTTCACTGCATGAAAAGCAGCAGAAACTCACCAGCTCAGCCCTGTAGAGTCAGTTCAGCCCTGTGTCCGCCTGTTCTCCGTGTTCTTCAGCTGAAGCTGTAGAGAAACCTCGCTGCTCTGAGCGGGACCATCGCCTCCATCGGTTCTCAGCGCCCTGTAGGTCCACGCGTTACAGGAACGAGTGGAGATCCGAGGAGCTCCAGCTGAAACCGCAGATCTCACAGCGCACCTCATTTCACTTCACACCCGTTCTCCGGAGAACCGCCCAGACTGATCAGGATTGGCTGGAAGACACCGTGGCCCCGCCCCGCCGTGTTGGTAGGCATGCGCGAGACTAGACATatctatagatagataaataaacagataaatctatctaaaaatatgttttagtgttaaaaagtaataaaagttgttaaaaaatgttaaaagtaataaaatttagattttttaaagggAACCTGTCAAAATCTCTAATAGATCTTGCGTGGTTATggatatgtttaattaaaaacatCGCAATGGATAACTATTGGCGCTATTTTAGGTCAATGGGTTTTTAAACAAGCTCttgttgatgtaaaaaataaaaagtagtagAGACTTtgcaatatatctatatatattgcaataaagatgtttataatatttctgttttattttaaaagtttgaacTTCGCATgtgaaatgtttaattaaatgtaacatGTTAATTTTAATGTATGTAACCAAAATTAAGTAGTGGAGAAACATGACTGTaaattttgtatgtattttaaaatgtaaaatgttttgaaaaaacttcaataaaatgtatataaaagaacgtttttgaatcagtttctttgattttgctatttataggtttatgtttgagtaaaatgagcattgttgttttattctagaaactacagacaacatttctcccaaattccaaataaaaatattctcatttagagcatttatttacagaaaatgagaaagctttcagacctcaaataatgcaaagaaaacaacaagttcatattcataaagttttaagagttcagaaatcaatatttggtggaataaccctggttggtttttaatcacagttttttcatgcatcttggcatcatgttctcctccaccagtcttacacgctgcttttggataactttaaatcatattttttaagcgctctcttatttttttccagagctgtagatttttacaatgtaaaaaaaaaacataaaaagtaagaaaactcATTAAATGAAAAGAGGTGTGCCCAATTGTTTTTCTGGTACTGTAAGAGAGATTGCCACCTGCTGGTAGTTGTGCAGAGAAGGATCATCTGAAACAGTGCATAAGATCCTGATTTTGATGGTTGCCTTGGTTTGAAATATACAGTTGACGAATAAATTAAACTCAGGGAAGCATTTCCCAGAATCGTTCCCTCATCAGACTGTTTATCATGTGACTAGGGGTCAGATGTtaacaacataaaaaatacagactaaaaatctgaaaaatacaagcaaaagtattcatagtatgcaattacagctgcaagtattTGGGGCTTGTCTCCTTTGATTTttactccattcttctttataaaacgcCTGAAGATCTGTCAGGTTGGGTGGAGAGCTGTGAGTCTGTGAACAGCAGagttcatgtctctccacagaagatcaatgagatttaggtgttttaggactttaactggatcattctaacacatgaatattcattcaaagcattatagctccactgtagctctggctgtatgtttcgggtcatcgtcttgtcggagggtctcaagtcttttgcagcctccaacaggttttctttttccaggattgttctgtttttatttatctccatccatcttcccaccaGCTCTCTCCAGCTTCCCCACAgaaagcatgatgctaccaccaccatgtgttacagtggggatggtgtgttcagggtgatgagcagtgttactttttcaCCACACATCATACATCATTACAGTGTCCCCTTTTTGGTTTTATTGCACTAGATCATAATCCTGTAATATGAACGGCCACCAATCTCTAATGGCATATGTTTCTGcccacgcccacacacacacacacacaccgggccTTTTAACGTAAGCCTCTTAGCACTAATGCATTTGTTGCTGAGTGAGCACAGGATGGGACACATCTCTGCACAGCACTCTGAGGAATTTAAGAAGCCAATTAAGATCTACAAAGATTGTAATTATGTCCTGGATTCAGTTAGGAAGCTACGCAGACCATAGGACAGAGCTAACTCAGGAAAATCCTGAGAAGAGCAGTTAATTAGGCAGAATGTCCAGAGATGTGGTGGGGATGTGGGAGGTGTCTCTGAGTGATGGGATTTACCAGATTGAATTCGAACATGGAACCACTACAGGGAGACGGGTCATTTACATCAATGGAAAAGTGAGTCCATCTACCTGCATATCTGTcgatttaatataatttttttaaaattacaatataaaatacaatagtaGTAACAGTAGGATACAGTCTCATAATGCCTCTTTCACTACAGTCTAACAGTGATACTACCAAATAATGTTACATTAATCACAATTAACAGTAATACTAATCAATAACATTACATTACTCACAGGTAATTGTGATACATCTCAATAATGTTACATTAATCACAGGTAACAGTAATACTAATCAATAACATTACATTACTCAGGTAATTGTGATACATCTCAATAATGTTACATTAATCACAGGTAACACTAATGCTAGCAAATAATGTTACATTCACTATGGTCTAATAGTGATACTAACCAATAATGTTACATTAATCACAGGTAATAGTGATACATCCCAATAATGTTACATTAATCACAGGTAATAGTGATACATCCCAATAATGTTACATTAATCACAGGTAATAGTGATACATCCCAATAATGTTACATTAATCACAGGTAACTGTGATACTAGTGATACTCACAGGTAACATTGCTGTTAGTTACATAGTTCACATAGTGTATATTGTAACATAAACAGTATAATACCGTTAtataatacaagaaataaagttACAAGTATAGTTATATTATACCCTTAGAGTGTAGTAATGTAAcatatttattatgatataatacTATTAACACTATTGTCTAATTACTGTACACACTGCTATACATTTCAGTGTTATAACATTACATACTCATTGTTTAACAGACCaatattgcatatttttttataatttttgttaaatattacagttaataatactaatataataagTATACACATTGATTTTGGTCTAACAGTGTTACAGTTTGTTTGGTATATATACATGGGGAAATAGCTGAAAGAAATCAAAACACAGGTGAGCCTGACCTactggctggctgagacacatgactgataagtgcattctgggaattaGAGTTTGTGGAGGTGGAAAAGTCTGTCGAGGAATTAGAAGGTGTGACACATATTAAttccaatataattttttttttgtcttatttgatttatttttataggAAGTCTTCAGGAAGGACTGGATGTTTAAACTGGTGGGCAAGGAGACATTCCCAGTTGGAAGTACAGGAACAAAAGCCACCATAAATATTGAAGCAATTACTGGCTTTTCGTATGAGTACACTCTGGAAATTAATGGAAAAAGCCTCCAGTCATTTTTGAACAATCGGTCCAAAATATCCAGAACCTGGATTCTGAAACTGGACGGTGTGGACTGCAGGATAGTACTGGGTAAGAGTGGAGAGTTATGTAGCATTTAAAAAGGAAGGTATtgctaattgaatttaatttacaataaacatgtttaaaataattGCTCATATTTTGTAATGTTATAGTTTGTATGGACAGTAATTGTATAGATCATTCTGGTTGTTTATAGTATTTGAGCTGCATTTGGTATATTATATTATGTGTTTTACATGACAAAGAACCAGTTGGTCCAAATAAtccttgtgtatatattttatcagaGAAAGATAGCATGGATGTTTGGTGCAATGGGCAACGGATGGAAACCACGGTAAGTGATATATTTACAAGATTATTTTCGGTTATTGTGTGATCTATGGTTTTGCAATTTACCAATACTAAGAGCAGTTTTATTAATAGACACAGATTTCTGTTATTATAACCTCAGAGCTATTCGTACAGCAGTGTATTTTTGAGAAACTTGTGTTTATCAGATGTTTCCTTTtagtttttataataattaattttgtaATTATTGAATTATTCTTTGAGTGTTGATCATCTAACCGTAGAAgtagttactccaataaaagcaggataaactatctTTATTACCcttcattttaaaagaaactttgaaaattGTCATATGTACGTTTTTAATCTTTGAGTGAACTATttatattattactgtttatattattatattatatactat
This DNA window, taken from Astyanax mexicanus isolate ESR-SI-001 chromosome 5, AstMex3_surface, whole genome shotgun sequence, encodes the following:
- the ccdc80l1 gene encoding coiled-coil domain-containing protein 80 isoform X2, encoding MKQLEVHVYVLCLLVWTAQASGYKSSSSVDPYFRKSRNHEESMSNSLVSRAGAVSENQAGLILLQADQATDSSRSPARRVLKGRRPGPARRPVNVPAPDTPTSPQQQSSKGQSPQQQSPQGQGPQQQSPKRQGTQRQIPQHQSPQGQSPQGQGTQIRSPQQQSPQRQSPQGQGPQIRSPQQQSPQQPSPQGQGPQRQSPQGQGQQVPSFRLPNGTSSISVLAGFAGRNRVLVISAPHESDGYYRLMMTLLKPNVYCEMAERHMQQIVMFHEKSEMGGKVRRVNTQGSVTEEPLDPDLVPKLMSFLKLEEGKFAMVLLRKTLQVEERYPYPVRLEAVYEAIDQAPMRRMEKARQKGFVEKCRAAGMEGQVVQTVGTKTGGSKPQAPRLQDSENSPRQAGAVRTTTTTTTTTSKPTTKPTTTTIATTKLVTTTLMTTTQPTTTTTTTTATTTTTASTTLPTILPSTTTTTSTTLPTTAEPTEPNPRSHRLKGPLSTSELTNRPKDHSNAVTNPSITSEFIPQHRDKHKEHTDKVPPVASPPQARRRKPIRDKLPKPKNVEREQTSDHAAERESENPTKPTEESLLTTKVAKTPPAKPEKKKKTEKPEKPVRKNNPENKEKASKASKEPEANPQNRNAAKKTSSFEEKDSIGKSTEKTPDPKRSLETFLSYFEKRRRLLVITAPNEQNRMYSQQRDEYLEQVCDMALRKISIITVFGPLGNGTMKIEHYQMEQDKPVRGLPDSELINQELITDFRKELGLVYNDFYMVLTDFDMKVKQEYEVPIIMKAVFDYIDTFSSRLKEMEIQRKLGIACKKEDKSRSLENFLSRFRWRRRLLVISTPDPEEWAYQQQLYAMTSQACNLGLRHMSVLKLVGKTIDEMGGVLELYPINGSATMDREDLSATLVRDIRNYFQVSPEYFSMLLVGKDGNVKSWYPSPMWSMSIIYDLIDSMQLRRQEMAIQLSLGMRCPEEDHGHHDGYHEGYPHGYGY
- the ccdc80l1 gene encoding coiled-coil domain-containing protein 80 isoform X1 encodes the protein MKQLEVHVYVLCLLVWTAQASGYKSSSSVDPYFRKSRNHEESMSNSLVSRAGAVSENQAGLILLQADQATDSSRSPARRVLKGRRPGPARRPVNVPAPDTPTSPQQQSSKGQSPQQQSPQGQGPQQQSPKRQGTQRQIPQHQSPQGQSPQGQGTQIRSPQQQSPQRQSPQGQGPQIRSPQQQSPQQPSPQGQGPQQSSPQGQGPQRQSPQGQGQQVPSFRLPNGTSSISVLAGFAGRNRVLVISAPHESDGYYRLMMTLLKPNVYCEMAERHMQQIVMFHEKSEMGGKVRRVNTQGSVTEEPLDPDLVPKLMSFLKLEEGKFAMVLLRKTLQVEERYPYPVRLEAVYEAIDQAPMRRMEKARQKGFVEKCRAAGMEGQVVQTVGTKTGGSKPQAPRLQDSENSPRQAGAVRTTTTTTTTTSKPTTKPTTTTIATTKLVTTTLMTTTQPTTTTTTTTATTTTTASTTLPTILPSTTTTTSTTLPTTAEPTEPNPRSHRLKGPLSTSELTNRPKDHSNAVTNPSITSEFIPQHRDKHKEHTDKVPPVASPPQARRRKPIRDKLPKPKNVEREQTSDHAAERESENPTKPTEESLLTTKVAKTPPAKPEKKKKTEKPEKPVRKNNPENKEKASKASKEPEANPQNRNAAKKTSSFEEKDSIGKSTEKTPDPKRSLETFLSYFEKRRRLLVITAPNEQNRMYSQQRDEYLEQVCDMALRKISIITVFGPLGNGTMKIEHYQMEQDKPVRGLPDSELINQELITDFRKELGLVYNDFYMVLTDFDMKVKQEYEVPIIMKAVFDYIDTFSSRLKEMEIQRKLGIACKKEDKSRSLENFLSRFRWRRRLLVISTPDPEEWAYQQQLYAMTSQACNLGLRHMSVLKLVGKTIDEMGGVLELYPINGSATMDREDLSATLVRDIRNYFQVSPEYFSMLLVGKDGNVKSWYPSPMWSMSIIYDLIDSMQLRRQEMAIQLSLGMRCPEEDHGHHDGYHEGYPHGYGY
- the ccdc80l1 gene encoding coiled-coil domain-containing protein 80 isoform X3, encoding MKQLEVHVYVLCLLVWTAQASGYKSSSSVDPYFRKSRNHEESMSNSLVSRAGAVSENQAGLILLQADQATDSSRSPARRVLKGRRPGPARRPVNVPAPDTPTSPQQQSSKGQSPQQQSPQGQGPQQQSPKRQGTQRQIPQHQSPQGQSPQGQGPQIRSPQQQSPQQPSPQGQGPQQSSPQGQGPQRQSPQGQGQQVPSFRLPNGTSSISVLAGFAGRNRVLVISAPHESDGYYRLMMTLLKPNVYCEMAERHMQQIVMFHEKSEMGGKVRRVNTQGSVTEEPLDPDLVPKLMSFLKLEEGKFAMVLLRKTLQVEERYPYPVRLEAVYEAIDQAPMRRMEKARQKGFVEKCRAAGMEGQVVQTVGTKTGGSKPQAPRLQDSENSPRQAGAVRTTTTTTTTTSKPTTKPTTTTIATTKLVTTTLMTTTQPTTTTTTTTATTTTTASTTLPTILPSTTTTTSTTLPTTAEPTEPNPRSHRLKGPLSTSELTNRPKDHSNAVTNPSITSEFIPQHRDKHKEHTDKVPPVASPPQARRRKPIRDKLPKPKNVEREQTSDHAAERESENPTKPTEESLLTTKVAKTPPAKPEKKKKTEKPEKPVRKNNPENKEKASKASKEPEANPQNRNAAKKTSSFEEKDSIGKSTEKTPDPKRSLETFLSYFEKRRRLLVITAPNEQNRMYSQQRDEYLEQVCDMALRKISIITVFGPLGNGTMKIEHYQMEQDKPVRGLPDSELINQELITDFRKELGLVYNDFYMVLTDFDMKVKQEYEVPIIMKAVFDYIDTFSSRLKEMEIQRKLGIACKKEDKSRSLENFLSRFRWRRRLLVISTPDPEEWAYQQQLYAMTSQACNLGLRHMSVLKLVGKTIDEMGGVLELYPINGSATMDREDLSATLVRDIRNYFQVSPEYFSMLLVGKDGNVKSWYPSPMWSMSIIYDLIDSMQLRRQEMAIQLSLGMRCPEEDHGHHDGYHEGYPHGYGY
- the faimb gene encoding fas apoptotic inhibitory molecule b; the encoded protein is MSRDVVGMWEVSLSDGIYQIEFEHGTTTGRRVIYINGKEVFRKDWMFKLVGKETFPVGSTGTKATINIEAITGFSYEYTLEINGKSLQSFLNNRSKISRTWILKLDGVDCRIVLEKDSMDVWCNGQRMETTGEFSDEGTETHFAVGDHECCIKAASSEKKKKGISHSLYVDGTKVTEASG